The Plodia interpunctella isolate USDA-ARS_2022_Savannah chromosome 11, ilPloInte3.2, whole genome shotgun sequence genome includes a window with the following:
- the LOC128673697 gene encoding uncharacterized protein LOC128673697, translating into MRNFLRTIALLTAVTVTLSAPSGGGNEIQDSKKDPTTHDLLASLGLKKLRIPAAHHRKRLAEQGRRHATGDSRMFVIKLPPNTSYYNNPEPAPAAARTLPLQMTGNGKPARVYHWNIPVLRKLAKNRPQARFDDDVVDVESTPTWPKGINGHPNALDGLAYYVPAKKTSFRKYYSGNGKPKSFYIIEKNKKTAEYHRLLP; encoded by the coding sequence AACGATCGCTCTGCTGACAGCTGTCACTGTCACACTGTCCGCGCCCTCGGGCGGCGGCAATGAAATACAAGACAGCAAGAAAGACCCCACAACCCACGACCTTCTAGCTTCACTCGGCCTCAAGAAGCTGAGGATACCCGCGGCTCACCACCGCAAACGATTAGCTGAACAGGGACGCAGGCACGCCACGGGAGATTCTAGAATGTTCGTTATCAAATTACCTCCAAACACAAGCTATTACAACAACCCTGAACCCGCGCCTGCCGCTGCCAGAACGCTACCCTTACAGATGACTGGAAATGGAAAACCAGCCAGAGTCTACCACTGGAATATTCCCGTACTACGAAAACTCGCCAAGAACAGACCTCAAGCGAGATTTGACGACGACGTCGTCGATGTAGAAAGCACACCAACCTGGCCTAAAGGCATAAACGGCCATCCAAACGCCTTGGACGGCTTGGCGTACTACGTGCCCGCGAAGAAGACATCCTTCAGAAAATACTATTCCGGCAACGGGAAACCCAAGTCGTTCTACATCATTGAGAAGAACAAGAAAACCGCGGAGTATCATAGACTACTCccgtaa